The Alphaproteobacteria bacterium LSUCC0719 genome includes the window CCGCTTTTCTGGCCCATCTCTATGGGGGCATGGACGAGCCGGAGCCAAAGATCATCGATGTGTTCATCTGCAAGCTCCGGCGCAAGCTGGAACTTGCCGGCGCCCGCGGTGTCAGCATCGATACGGTATGGGGCCAGGGCTATATCCTGCGGGAAACCGAGGCGATGAACCCTGCGTCATCCTCCGACCTTCCCGACAGCATCGGCGATATCGACCCCGAAACGGCGGGGCCGCAGGTGCAGCCACGCCGCCGCAAGGAACCCGACCGACAGATGGCGGCAAACTGACACCGGCGGATGACTCTATTAACGGTTCGGTTGTCCGTGTTAACGATATAGTGACAAAAGGGGGTGGATCACCCCCTTTTTCCATGGCCAAAATGCTTAAGGGCCAGACTGCTTCAGGGCCAGACAACAGGATCCTTCCGCATGCTTTATTTCAGCCTTGGTGATTTCGTGACACATCCCGACCGACCCGACTGGGGCCTTGGTCAGGTGCAGTCGATCACCGGCCATAACGTCACGGTCAATTTCACCCATGCTGGCAAACAGATGATCAACTGTGCCATAATCGAACTTGTCAA containing:
- a CDS encoding DUF3553 domain-containing protein; this translates as MLYFSLGDFVTHPDRPDWGLGQVQSITGHNVTVNFTHAGKQMINCAIIELVKVDLPGPEDAT